From candidate division KSB1 bacterium, the proteins below share one genomic window:
- a CDS encoding TlpA family protein disulfide reductase has translation MLSRFLLMTVMFVFFACQSEKNNHSEEGTQKNNRTKAPEFVLQTLDGKDYDSGELKGRVLVVDFWATWCQPCIQEIPDYNTLYKKFKSEKFEMLGVTLASGDANAVKNFIGNLKIDYPIYMGNDKVGADFGGIMAFPTTFVIDQDWNIVKKYVGGGKVKIDEIEMIVEALLEKS, from the coding sequence ATGTTAAGCCGTTTTCTTTTAATGACAGTCATGTTTGTTTTTTTTGCCTGCCAGTCAGAAAAAAATAACCATAGTGAAGAGGGCACTCAAAAAAACAACCGTACGAAAGCACCCGAATTTGTTCTACAAACATTGGATGGAAAAGATTACGATTCCGGCGAATTAAAAGGCCGGGTTTTAGTCGTGGATTTTTGGGCGACGTGGTGCCAACCGTGTATACAAGAAATTCCGGATTACAACACGCTTTACAAGAAATTTAAATCAGAAAAGTTTGAAATGCTCGGTGTTACCCTGGCTTCCGGAGATGCAAACGCCGTAAAGAATTTTATTGGCAATCTTAAGATCGATTATCCGATTTACATGGGGAATGACAAGGTTGGTGCAGATTTCGGAGGTATTATGGCCTTCCCTACAACTTTTGTTATCGATCAGGATTGGAATATTGTAAAAAAATATGTTGGAGGAGGGAAAGTGAAGATTGACGAAATAGAAATGATAGTTGAAGCGCTCCTCGAAAAGAGCTAA
- a CDS encoding dicarboxylate/amino acid:cation symporter codes for MSDSENTSLSHYQRYRKLSLGVKILIYLAMGILLGIVFGEKATVVQPLGDLFIRLLLMAAIPLVFFNLLAGLTSLEDIRALGRVGSRIAIYYVFTTVMALTLGLSMMHLLKPGVGMQLTGEVEDTFGQVPGVTEVLLDLIPENIFKAFSAGQMSQIVVFAVFLGITTLLMPKEKKQSLGKVFDVLAELFRKLVDIILHFSPIGIGALAASTVGQYGSAIFGPLALFIGGVWGAQAVMVIIYLLLLFLFTRQSPLSFFKQTAPLYATTAATCSSLASLVVSLEVAEDRVKLPRSIYSFTLPLGAQMNKDGTSIMLAGVLLFTAQAAGVEFSLASQATIILIGLLLSNGSGGIPGGGLVIALIFVKAFHLPLEIAVIVGGIYRLIDMGGTTINCMGDMVGTIIVAHLEEKQLVRI; via the coding sequence ATGAGCGATTCTGAGAATACATCACTTTCACACTATCAACGTTATCGCAAACTATCACTAGGCGTAAAAATTCTAATCTATTTGGCGATGGGTATTCTACTGGGAATCGTTTTTGGCGAGAAAGCCACTGTGGTACAGCCACTAGGCGATCTGTTTATTCGTCTGCTTCTGATGGCCGCGATACCGCTTGTCTTTTTTAATCTATTAGCCGGACTAACGAGCCTGGAAGATATTCGAGCCCTGGGAAGAGTCGGCTCCCGAATAGCCATCTATTATGTGTTCACCACCGTGATGGCTTTAACACTGGGATTGTCAATGATGCACTTGCTTAAACCGGGTGTTGGCATGCAATTAACCGGGGAAGTAGAAGATACATTCGGGCAGGTTCCGGGTGTTACAGAGGTTCTCCTTGATCTTATTCCTGAAAATATATTCAAAGCATTCAGCGCCGGCCAAATGTCGCAGATTGTTGTGTTTGCGGTTTTCCTTGGAATAACGACTTTGTTAATGCCGAAAGAGAAAAAGCAGTCCCTGGGTAAAGTCTTCGATGTGCTGGCTGAACTTTTCAGAAAGCTGGTAGATATCATTTTACATTTTAGTCCCATCGGTATTGGCGCTTTGGCTGCCAGTACAGTAGGGCAGTATGGTTCTGCCATCTTCGGCCCGCTGGCGCTTTTTATTGGCGGTGTTTGGGGCGCGCAAGCGGTTATGGTTATTATTTATCTCCTTCTGCTTTTTCTGTTTACACGGCAATCGCCTCTTTCGTTTTTCAAACAGACAGCCCCGCTTTACGCCACAACCGCAGCCACGTGCAGTAGTCTTGCCAGTTTAGTGGTTTCTTTGGAAGTAGCCGAAGACCGGGTGAAACTACCCCGAAGCATCTACTCCTTCACACTGCCGTTGGGAGCGCAAATGAATAAAGATGGTACTTCGATTATGTTAGCAGGTGTGCTACTGTTTACAGCTCAGGCCGCGGGCGTCGAATTCAGCCTGGCTTCTCAGGCAACTATTATATTAATTGGCTTACTTCTTTCGAATGGCTCAGGCGGAATCCCCGGCGGCGGATTGGTTATCGCGCTCATCTTTGTGAAAGCATTTCATTTGCCGCTTGAAATCGCTGTCATTGTCGGTGGCATTTATCGCTTGATTGACATGGGCGGTACAACGATTAACTGTATGGGTGATATGGTCGGTACAATTATCGTGGCCCATTTGGAAGAAAAGCAGTTAGTTAGGATTTAA